One window from the genome of Bubalus kerabau isolate K-KA32 ecotype Philippines breed swamp buffalo chromosome 17, PCC_UOA_SB_1v2, whole genome shotgun sequence encodes:
- the LOC129631171 gene encoding cationic amino acid transporter 3-like, producing MLRQYVHQFGQKLIHKQPLEPRQESERTTAYLNTLDLVAVGVEDTLGAGVYILTGELPKVRAGSATVICFLVAALSCVMSSLCFAEFGAWVPRSGTAYLYSCVTMGQLCAFITGWNLILSYVIATASVARAWSYIFDNLIGNHISQVLQESFSLNMPYFLARYPDFFALGLVLLVTGLQVLGVRELTLVNKVFTGINILVLSFIIISGFIKGDLHNWKLTEQAGSTDTSSFAPLGSGGFVPFDFEGILHGAATCFYAFLGFDFIATRGGEALNPQWSIPISIMITLFICFLAYFGVSAALTLMVPYYQIHRDSPFPQAFLHVGWDPARYVMAVGTLCALTSSFLGTMFTTPPVICAMAEDRLLFWGLAQIHARTHTPIMAITSAGKLAGVMALLFEFRDLVDFMSIGTLSVYSLVAFSVLVLRYQRDQNLSKKEKTEVKPEVEGSPFDSVPEAGNSNILKSLWFSTSTNPTRKSGQIIYGCASLLVLLLIILSLILAQWPRRVFPGDPVLTTVAVLLLLLIIGVTVIIWRQPQDPTALYFKVPALPVLPLVGIFVNVYLMMQMTSGTWAQFGVWNVTGFLIYFGYGI from the exons ATGCTGCGTCAGTATGTTCACCAATTTGGTCAGAAACTTATCCACAAGCAGCCGCTGGAGCCCAGACAGGAGTCTGAGAGAACCACAGCTTATCTGAATACCCTCGACCTGGTGGCCGTGGGTGTGGAAGACACCCTGGGAGCTGGCGTGTACATCCTGACTGGTGAATTACCCAAAGTGAGAGCTGGATCAGCAACTGTCATCTGCTTCCTGGTGGCCGCCTTGTCTTGTGTGATGTCTAGTCTCTGCTTTGCTGAGTTTGGGGCCTGGGTACCACGCTCTGGTACTGCGTATCTCTACAGCTGTGTCACCATGGGTCAGCTGTGTGCCTTCATCACTGGCTGGAACCTCATACTGTCCTATGTCATTG CCACGGCCAGTGTGGCCAGGGCGTGGAGCTACATCTTTGACAACCTGATTGGGAACCACATCTCTCAGGTGTTACAAGAATCTTTCTCTCTGAATATGCCTTACTTCCTGGCCAGGTATCCAGATTTTTTTGCCCTGGGCCTGGTGCTGCTGGTCACAG GACTACAGGTTCTGGGAGTTCGTGAGTTGACCCTGGTTAACAAAGTGTTCACAGGCATCAACATTTTGGTTCTCAGCTTCATCATCATCTCTGGCTTCATTAAGGGAGACCTGCACAACTGGAAGCTCACAGAACAGGCTGGATCCACTGACACCTCTAG CTTTGCCCCTCTGGGTTCTGGAGGGTTTGTGCCCTTTGACTTTGAAGGAATTCTCCATGGAGCAGCTACGTGTTTCTATGCATTTCTTGGCTTTGATTTCATTGCCACTAGAG GGGGAGAAGCCCTAAATCCTCAGTGGTCCATCCCCATCAGCATCATGATCACGCTCTTCATCTGCTTTTTGGCATATTTTGGTGTCTCAGCGGCACTCACCCTCATGGTCCCCTACTACCAGATTCATCGTGACAGCCCCTTCCCACAGGCTTTTCTCCACGTTGGCTGGGACCCTGCCAGATATGTCATGGCTGTTGGCACCCTCTGTGCTCTTACATCCAG cttCCTTGGTACCATGTTCACCACCCCTCCTGTGATCTGTGCAATGGCAGAAGACAGGCTCCTTTTCTGGGGCCTTGCCCAGATCCATGCCCGCACCCATACTCCCATCATGGCCATCACGTCTGCTGGAAAACTTGCAG GGGTCATGGCATTACTCTTTGAGTTCAGGGATCTTGTGGACTTCATGTCAATTGGGACTCTGTCTGTTTACTCCCTGGTGGCTTTTTCTGTGCTTGTTCTCAG GTACCAGCGAGATCAGAATTTAAGCAagaaggagaaaactgaggtgaaGCCCGAAGTTGAAGGAAGTCCTTTCGACTCTGTACCTGAAGCAGGAAACTCAAATATTCTAAAGAGTCTGTGGTTTTCTACCAGCACCAACCCCACCCGGAAATCTGGCCAGATTATCTATGGATGTGCCTCCCTGCTTG TTCTCCTGCTGATAATCCTGAGCCTGATCCTGGCCCAGTGGCCCAGACGTGTGTTCCCTGGAGACCCCGTGCTCACAACagtggctgtgctgctgctgctgctcatcaTTGGGGTCACGGTCATCATCTGGAGGCAGCCCCAGGACCCCACTGCTCTTTACTTCAAG GTCCCTGCTCTGCCTGTCCTCCCACTGGTGGGCATCTTTGTGAATGTTTACCTGATGATGCAGATGACCTCTGGGACCTGGGCCCAGTTTGGTGTCTGGAATGTGACTG GATTTCTCATATACTTTGGATATGGGATCTGA
- the LOC129631172 gene encoding solute carrier family 2, facilitated glucose transporter member 3-like — MGTAKVTTPLIFTISVATIGSFQFGYNTGVINAPEEIIKDFLNYTLEKSSGTPPSSMLLTFLWSLSVAIFSVGGMIGSFSIGLFVNRFGRRNSMFIVNLLAIAGGCLMGFCKMAESVEMLIMGRLVIGLFCGLCTGFVPMYIEEISPTALRGAFGTLNQLGIVIGILVAQIFGLKVILGTKDLWPLLLVFTIIPAIIQCTALPFCPESPRFLLINRKEEEKAKEVLQRLWGTENVAQDIQEMKDESVRMSREKQVTVLELFRAPNYRKPIIVSIMLQLSQQLSGINAVIYYSTGIFKDAGVQEPVYATISIGVVNTIFTVVSVFLVERAGRKTLHLTGLGGMAFCSILITISLLLKNGYSWMSFICIGAILVFVAFFEIGPGPIPWFIVAELFSQGPRPAAMAVAGCSNWTSNFLVGQTFPLASFYLGAHVFIFFTIFLIIFWVFTFFKVPETRGRTFEEITRAFEG, encoded by the coding sequence ATGGGGACCGCAAAGGTCACCACACCTCTGATCTTCACCATCTCAGTTGCTACCATAGGCTCTTTCCAATTTGGCTACAACACTGGAGTCATCAATGCTCCTGAGGAGATCATAAAGGACTTTCTCAATTACACTTTGGAAAAGTCGTCAGGAACCCCCCCGTCCAGCATGCTCCTCACATTCCTGTGGTCCTTGTCCGTGGCCATCTTCTCCGTGGGTGGTATGATCGGTTCCTTCTCCATCGGACTCTTTGTCAACCGATTTGGTAGGCGCAATTCAATGTTTATTGTCAACCTGTTGGCCATAGCTGGCGGCTGCCTTATGGGATTCTGCAAAATGGCAGAGTCGGTTGAAATGCTGATCATGGGCCGACTGGTTATTGGCCTCTTCTGCGGACTCTGCACAGGATTTGTGCCCATGTACATTGAAGAGATCTCACCTACTGCCCTGCGGGGTGCCTTTGGTACTCTCAACCAGCTGGGCATCGTTATTGGAATTCTGGTGGCCCAGATCTTTGGTCTAAAAGTCATCTTGGGGACTAAAGATCTCTGGCCTCTGCTCCTGGTCTTCACCATCATACCAGCCATCATCCAGTGCACTGCCCTTCCATTTTGCCCTGAAAGTCCTAGATTCTTGCTCATTaacagaaaggaggaggagaaggcaaaggAGGTCCTCCAGAGATTATGGGGCACCGAGAATGTGGCTCAGGACATCCAGGAGATGAAGGATGAGAGTGTGCGGATGTCTCGGGAGAAGCAGGTCACAGTGCTAGAGCTCTTCCGTGCCCCCAACTACCGGAAACCCATCATTGTCTCCATCATGCTCCAGCTCTCCCAGCAGCTTTCTGGGATCAATGCAGTGATCTACTACTCGACAGGAATCTTCAAAGATGCAGGTGTCCAGGAGCCAGTCTATGCCACTATCAGCATAGGTGTGGTCAACACCATCTTCACTGTGGTGTCTGTGTTCTTGGTGGAAAGGGCTGGGAGGAAGACTCTACACCTGACTGGCCTTGGAGGGATGGCTTTTTGTTCCATCCTCATTACGATTTCTTTGTTACTAAAGAATGGTTATAGCTGGATGAGCTTTATCTGTATTGGGGCCATCCTGGTCTTCGTGGCCTTCTTTGAAATTGGCCCAGGCCCCATTCCCTGGTTTATTGTGGCTGAACTCTTCAGCCAGGGACCCCGCCCGGCTGCCATGGCAGTGGCTGGTTGTTCTAACTGGACCTCCAACTTTTTGGTTGGACAGACCTTCCCCTTGGCCTCATTCTACTTAGGCGCCCACGTTTTCATCTTCTTCACCATCTTCCTCATTATCTTCTGGGTCTTCACCTTCTTCAAAGTTCCTGAGACCCGTGGCAGGACTTTTGAGGAAATTACACGAGCCTTTGAAGGGTAG
- the LOC129630737 gene encoding cationic amino acid transporter 3-like: protein MLHQYVRQFSQKLVHRQPLEAGAEPESPKAHLNTLDLVALGVGRTLGAGVYILVGAVAKVRAGPATVICFLVAGLSCVLSGLCYAEFGARVPGSSSAYLYSYITMGQLCAFISGWNLILSLVMGTACIARGWSSALDSLTGNHISQGLQGTLSLHVPYFLPTYADFVALGLVLLLTGVLVLGARESTLVNKVFTVINLLVLSFIILSGFIKGDLHNWELTEQDYKLNTSGSTDTYSLERLDPLGSGGFMPFGFEGILHGAATCFYAFLGFDSIATRGEEALNPQHSIPFSIMISLFICFLAYFGVSVALTLMVPYYQIQPKSPLPQAFLHVGWGPARYFVAIGTLCALTSSLLGTMFTMPRLIYAMAKDGLLFQGLAWIYDRTGTPVMAIMASGNIAAVMALLFEFTDLVDLVSVGTLLAYSLVVFSVLVLRYQPDQILSKKEKTEDKIEMKSEVEGSPLDSGPEAGTSNILKSLWFPPSTIPTRKSGQIVYGCASLLVLLLIILSLLLAQWPSQVFSGDPELTTVAVLLLLLITGVTVIIWRQPQDPTYLYFKVPALPVLPLASIFVNVYLMMQMTSGTWALFGIWAAIGSVIYFGYGIRHSLEENNEQQPPASTSQTLDKNILGAGSS from the exons ATGCTGCATCAGTATGTTCGCCAATTTAGTCAGAAGCTGGTCCACAGGCAGCCACTGGAGGCTGGAGCAGAGCCTGAGAGTCCCAAAGCTCATCTGAACACCCTCGACCTGGTGGCCCTGGGTGTGGGCAGAACCCTGGGAGCTGGCGTGTACATTCTGGTTGGTGCAGTGGCCAAAGTGAGAGCTGGACCAGCGACTGTCATCTGCTTCCTGGTGGCCGGCCTGTCCTGTGTGTTGTCTGGGCTCTGCTATGCAGAGTTTGGGGCCCGGGTACCAGGCTCCAGTTCTGCGTATCTCTACAGCTACATTACCATGGGACAACTCTGCGCCTTCATCAGTGGCTGGAACCTCATCCTGTCCTTGGTCATGG GCACCGCCTGTATAGCCCGGGGCTGGAGCTCCGCCTTGGACAGCCTGACTGGGAACCACATCTCTCAGGGGTTACAGGGAACTCTCTCTCTGCATGTGCCTTACTTCCTGCCCACCTATGCAGACTTTGTTGCCCTGGGCCTGGTGCTGCTGCTCACAG GAGTACTGGTCCTGGGAGCTCGTGAGTCGACCCTGGTTAACAAAGTGTTCACAGTCATCAACCTTTTGGTTCTCAGCTTTATCATCCTCTCTGGCTTCATTAAAGGAGACCTGCACAATTGGGAGCTCACAGAACAGGACTACAAACTGAACACATCTGGATCCACTGACACTTATAGCTTGGAACG CTTGGACCCTCTGGGTTCCGGAGGGTTCATGCCCTTTGGGTTTGAAGGAATTCTCCACGGGGCAGCAACATGTTTCTACGCATTTCTTGGTTTTGATTCCATTGCCACGAGAG GGGAAGAAGCCCTAAATCCTCAGCATTCCATCCCCTTCAGCATCATGATTTCTCTCTTCATCTGCTTTTTGGCATATTTTGGAGTATCAGTGGCACTCACTCTCATGGTACCCTACTACCAGATTCAGCCCAAGAGTCCTTTGCCACAGGCTTTTCTCCATGTAGGGTGGGGCCCTGCCAGATATTTCGTGGCTATCGGCACCCTCTGTGCTCTTACATCCAG CCTCCTGGGTACCATGTTCACCATGCCTCGGTTGATCTACGCAATGGCAAAGGATGGGCTCCTTTTCCAGGGACTTGCCTGGATCTATGATCGCACAGGCACCCCCGTCATGGCCATCATGGCTTCTGGAAACATTGCAG CGGTCATGGCATTACTCTTCGAGTTCACGGATCTTGTGGATCTCGTATCTGTTGGGACCCTGCTTGCTTATTCCCTGGTGGTTTTTTCTGTGCTTGTCCTCAG ATACCAGCCAGATCAGATCTTAAGcaagaaggagaaaacagaagacaaaattgAGATGAAGTCTGAAGTTGAAGGAAGTCCTTTGGACTCTGGACCTGAAGCAGGAACCTCAAACATTCTAAAGAGTCTGTGGTTCCCTCCCAGCACCATCCCGACCCGGAAATCTGGGCAGATTGTCTATGGATGTGCCTCCCTGCTTG TTCTCCTGCTGATAATCCTGAGCCTGCTCCTGGCCCAGTGGCCCAGCCAGGTGTTCTCTGGAGACCCCGAGCTCACAACagtggctgtgctgctgctgctgctcatcaCTGGGGTCACGGTCATCATCTGGAGGCAGCCCCAGGACCCCacttatctttattttaag GTCCCTGCTCTGCCTGTCCTCCCACTGGCGAGCATCTTCGTGAACGTTTACCTGATGATGCAGATGACCTCTGGGACCTGGGCCCTATTTGGCATCTGGGCAGCAATTG GATCTGTCATATACTTTGGATATGGGATCCGACACAGCCTGGAGGAGAACAATGAGCAACAGCCACCAGCCTCCACCTCCCAGACTCTTGACAAAAACATCCTTGGTGCTGGGTCATCTTAA